From Larus michahellis chromosome 5, bLarMic1.1, whole genome shotgun sequence, the proteins below share one genomic window:
- the C1QTNF7 gene encoding complement C1q tumor necrosis factor-related protein 7, translating into MFVLLYITSFAIYTSEQPLQGQFKGENYYTRYICSIPGLPGPAGPPGAGGSPGPHGRIGLPGRDGRDGRKGEKGEKGSTGLRGKTGPLGPAGEKGDQGQSGKKGPGGLTGAKGEVGPAGPPGPKGDKGDRGEPGAPGVCKCGKIVLKSAFSVGITTSYPEERLPIVFNKVLFNEGEHYNPSTGKFICAIPGIYYFSYDITLANKHLAIGLVHNGKYRIKTFDANTGNHDVASGSTVIYLQPEDEVWLEIFYTDQNGLFSDPTWADSLFSGFLLYVDTDYLDALSDEDEL; encoded by the exons ATGTTTGTGCTGCTTTACATTACAAGTTTTGCCATCTACACAAGCGAACAACCTCTTCAAGGCCAGTTCAAAGGAGAAAATTACTACACCAGATACATCTGTAGCATCCCTGGTTTGCCAGGCCCTGCGGGTCCCCCTGGAGCCGGCGGATCCCCGGGGCCACACGGACGCATTGGTCTTCCAGGAAGAGACGGTAGAGAtggcaggaagggagaaaaaggtgaaaaagggaGCACAG gtTTAAGAGGAAAGACTGGGCCATTAGGACCAGCTGGAGAGAAAGGAGACCAAGGTCAGTCTGGTAAAAAAGGACCTGGAGGATTGACTGGTGCCAAAGGTGAAGTAGGTCCAGCTGGACCACCTGGACCTAAGGGAGATAAAGGAGACCGAGGAGAACCAGGTGCACCAGGGGTCTGTAAGTGTGGAAAGATAGTGCTGAAATCTGCCTTTTCTGTTGGCATCACCACCAGCTACCCAGAGGAAAGATTACCAATTGTATTCAATAAAGTCCTCTTCAATGAGGGGGAACATTACAACCCTTCCACAGGGAAGTTTATTTGTGCCATCCCagggatttattatttttcttatgatATCACCTTAGCAAACAAGCATCTTGCAATTGGGCTGGTTCACAATGGGAAGTACCGGATAAAGACATTCGATGCGAACACAGGCAACCACGACGTAGCTTCTGGATCCACAGTGATCTACCTTCAGCCAGAAGACGAAGTATGGCTTGAGATCTTCTACACTGACCAAAACGGTCTCTTCTCCGATCCAACATGGGCAGACAGTTTGTTTTCCGGATTTCTCTTATACGTTGATACAGATTACCTTGACGCTTTGTCAGATGAAGATGAGCTCTGA